Proteins found in one Planococcus citri chromosome 2, ihPlaCitr1.1, whole genome shotgun sequence genomic segment:
- the LOC135838032 gene encoding pineapple eye protein-like, which produces MALEVLDSLKCHEKCVFCRHNDVDELHYGKMYRYEEIITHYFCMLFSSNMEQNGEDDQGILGFLPKDIKKEVGRGSKLTCSYCQHSGATIGCNVKQCKKKFHYPCGIQHGSLHLFYGQFKSYCYAHRPSQRIPQDAIKLTEKSICVMCQDEVTAKPLPSTVWAACCRTTWLHRNCVQRMAINAGYFFKCPNCNNKDIFRKEMLENGIYIPDQDAAWELEPNAYHELTERYSRCDAVQCMCPNGRNFSEAGNDYEIILCSFCGSQGIHNKCGEDYFDEKGQWTCTSCVSIVKSRTSGVDSSTSTSVNVEDPGPSSTSEKTRSVRQSQNLRKDRCSSSQSQVSNSRKRTLSFDSEDESSCKVPAIELPRNDDENEPLHLLNSSGEHIEVVRLQNINAASVEIGGVKVNNPVNSDDIIVSIDSDDDDDATAPQPVMRPTKKVTPNTAPSIYIDLLDDSDEEEETSLTATNPAPATASAQPQPASSVTNGRVDDDDDDDDDDDVIFVGCDPPEARPPKVDNSTALIRIVDHDRTYIVSPMDIRRNDNIDLFANNNAGNVTINSLNPVRSSFRVLPNDRSFVWQSVPLHKSNANHYPQHPLPQIISAISLGNSIVSNNNAGSNNYISKENESNSWMTTDASEIINLD; this is translated from the exons ATGGCGTTGGAGGTTTTAGACAGCTTGAAGTGCCATgagaaatgtgttttttgtcgACATAACGATGTCGACGAATTGCACTATGGCAAGATGTATCGTTATGAGGAGATTATCACTCATTATTTTTGTATG CTTTTTTCATCGAATATGGAACAAAATGGAGAAGACGACCAAGGTATTTTGGGATTCTTACCGAAGGATATCAAGAAAGAAGTAGGCAGAGGGAGTAAATTA ACCTGCAGTTACTGCCAACATTCAGGGGCCACTATTGGCTGCAATGTTAAACaatgcaagaaaaaatttcattatcctTGCGGAATTCAACACGGATCGCTGCATTTATTTTATGGCCAATTCAA ATCGTATTGTTATGCTCATCGACCATCGCAACGTATACCACAAGATGCGATCAAGTTGACGGAGAAATCCATATGCGTGATGTGCCAGGATGAAGTGACAGCTAAACCGTTGCCTAGCACTGTTTGGGCCGCTTGCTGCAGAACAACTTGGCTGCATAGAAATTGTGTTCAA AGAATGGCTATCAATGCCGGTTACTTTTTCAAGTGTCCCAATTGTAATAATAAAGACATTTTTCGAAAAGAGATGCTAGAGAACGGTATCTACATTCCAGACCA GGACGCTGCTTGGGAACTCGAGCCCAACGCCTATCACGAATTGACTGAAAGATACAGCAGATGCGATGCAGTTCAATGTATGTGTCCTAACGGTAGAAATTTTTCCGAAGCTGGGAA CGATTACGAGATAATACTTTGTAGTTTTTGCGGCTCTCAAGGCATACATAACAAATGTGGCGAAGATTACTTCGATGAGAAAGGACAATGGACATGTACATCTTGCGTATCGA TTGTCAAGAGCAGAACATCTGGCGTTGATTCAAGTACCAGTACGAGTGTCAATGTGGAAGATCCGGGACCTTCGAGCACATCTGAGAAGACACGAAG CGTTCGTCAatctcaaaatttaagaaaagaCCGCTGCTCTTCGAGTCAGTCGCAAGTATCGAACTCGAGAAAGCGAACGTTATCGTTCGATTCGGAAGATGAAAGTTCGTGTAAAGTTCCTGCAATTGAATTGCCCAGAAATGATGATGAA aacGAACCTCTGCATTTGTTGAATAGTTCCGGCGAACACATCGAAGTCGTTCGTTTGCAGAATATTAATGCTGCGAGTGTCGAAATAGGCGGCGTAAAAGTTAATAATCCAGTCAACTCGGACGATATAATTGTTTCAATTGAcagcgacgatgacgacgacgccACCGCACCTCAACCTGTCATGCGACCGACGAAAAAAGTTACCCCTAATACCGCTCCCAGTATTTATATCGATTTATTAGACGATagcgacgaagaagaagaaacatCGCTAACTGCCACGAATCCTGCTCCTGCTACAGCATCGGCACAGCCACAACCAGCATCTTCGGTTACCAATGGTCgagttgatgatgatgatgacgacgacgacgacgacgatgtaatTTTCGTCGGCTGTGATCCTCCTGAGGCTAGACCTCCCAAAG TTGATAATTCTACCGCATTAATCCGGATAGTCGATCACGATCGCACATATATCGTTTCTCCGATGGATATAAGGAGGAACGATAATATAGACTTATTCGCCAATAACAACGCCGGAAATGTTACCATTAATTCGCTGAATCCGGTCCGGTCTAGTTTTAGAGTTTTACCAAACGATAGAAGTTTCGTTTGGCAAAGTGTACCACTTCATAAATCCAATGCTAATCATTACCCTCAGCATCCGCTGCCACAG attatatCAGCGATCAGTTTAGGAAACTCGATTGTTTCTAATAATAATGCCGGTTCTAATAATTATA TTTCGaaagaaaatgaatcaaattcatGGATGACGACAGACGCTTCGGAAATCATCAACTTGGATTGA